From one Stieleria sp. JC731 genomic stretch:
- a CDS encoding YhcG family protein, which yields MHTLRSSCQLDRDEFIGDHADGDETMSELAKTDEYRQWIVSIKDRVQASQIKAAMSVNRELMELYWFLGEQISEKQKTAKWGDSFLEQMSKDLLKEFPEIKGFSYRNLRSIRQWHAFWTQPAEIGKQAVSKTDSNWKQAVSNLSANAAQLVSQIPWGHNIVLVQKLDVPADALFYVQKTIENNWSRAVLTHQIESGLHLREGQAIHNFEATLPKPESDLAKQLLRDPYNFDFLALTERHNERELEDGLIEHLTKFLLELGAGFAFVGRQYKIDVDGDEYSIDLLFYHLRLHCYVVVELKVDKFKPEYAGKLNFYVSAVDSQVRTELDGPTIGILICKSKSDIKVEYSLRDLTKPIGVSEYQITENLPEQFRASIPSIEQIEAELGEWEDN from the coding sequence ATGCATACTTTGCGATCATCTTGCCAACTGGATCGCGACGAGTTCATAGGCGACCATGCCGATGGAGATGAAACGATGAGCGAACTGGCAAAGACAGACGAGTACCGGCAGTGGATTGTCTCGATCAAGGATCGAGTGCAGGCATCGCAGATCAAGGCGGCAATGTCCGTCAATCGCGAATTGATGGAGTTGTATTGGTTTCTAGGCGAGCAGATTTCAGAGAAGCAGAAAACCGCAAAATGGGGTGACAGTTTCCTGGAACAAATGAGCAAAGATTTGCTGAAGGAATTTCCCGAAATCAAAGGGTTCTCGTATCGGAATCTGAGATCGATCCGTCAGTGGCATGCCTTCTGGACGCAGCCCGCGGAAATTGGGAAACAAGCTGTTTCCAAAACGGATTCAAATTGGAAACAAGCTGTTTCCAATTTGTCGGCCAATGCGGCACAACTTGTGTCGCAAATTCCGTGGGGCCACAACATCGTTCTGGTGCAGAAGCTTGATGTCCCCGCTGACGCCCTGTTCTACGTCCAAAAAACGATCGAGAACAACTGGTCGCGGGCAGTCCTGACCCATCAGATCGAGTCCGGCCTGCACCTGCGGGAAGGGCAGGCGATCCACAATTTCGAGGCGACGCTGCCGAAGCCCGAAAGTGATCTTGCCAAGCAACTGCTCCGCGATCCGTACAACTTTGACTTCCTCGCCCTGACCGAGCGGCACAACGAACGGGAGTTAGAAGACGGACTGATCGAGCATCTGACCAAATTCCTGCTTGAACTGGGCGCTGGATTCGCCTTTGTCGGGCGTCAATACAAGATCGATGTCGATGGGGATGAATACAGCATCGATCTGTTGTTCTACCACCTGCGGCTGCATTGTTATGTCGTCGTCGAGTTGAAGGTCGACAAGTTCAAGCCCGAGTACGCTGGCAAGTTGAACTTCTACGTTTCGGCAGTCGACAGCCAAGTCCGCACCGAACTCGACGGGCCGACGATCGGCATCCTAATCTGCAAATCGAAAAGCGACATCAAAGTCGAATACTCACTACGGGACCTCACCAAACCCATCGGAGTGAGTGAGTACCAAATCACCGAAAACCTCCCCGAGCAATTCCGCGCATCCATCCCCAGCATCGAACAGATCGAGGCAGAGTTGGGCGAATGGGAGGACAATTAG
- a CDS encoding MTH1187 family thiamine-binding protein, with protein sequence MKVIVDLCVIPMGVGVSVSEYVAECQRVLQEAGLEHQLHAYGTNIEGDWDDVFAAIKRCHERVHAMGAPRITTSIKVGTRTDREQSMGEKIESVVNKKCSS encoded by the coding sequence ATGAAAGTCATCGTCGATCTATGTGTCATCCCGATGGGAGTCGGGGTTTCGGTAAGCGAGTACGTTGCGGAATGCCAGAGGGTGCTTCAAGAAGCGGGTTTGGAGCACCAACTGCATGCATACGGGACAAACATCGAAGGTGATTGGGATGATGTGTTCGCCGCGATTAAGCGATGCCATGAACGCGTGCACGCGATGGGGGCACCACGGATCACCACCAGCATCAAAGTCGGGACGCGGACGGATCGCGAGCAGTCGATGGGGGAGAAGATCGAAAGTGTTGTCAACAAGAAGTGCAGCAGCTAG
- a CDS encoding helix-turn-helix domain-containing protein, translated as MTPVELESFADAVADRVADRLANRRRLLTRHELAQVINVSVPKLDTMLRDGELPVIRVGRKVLFDPHQVIRNLAEQSQGT; from the coding sequence ATGACACCTGTGGAACTGGAATCCTTTGCCGATGCGGTGGCTGATCGGGTTGCCGATCGACTTGCAAATCGTCGTCGCTTACTGACTCGTCACGAGTTGGCGCAGGTGATCAACGTCTCGGTCCCCAAGCTGGACACGATGTTGCGTGATGGTGAATTGCCAGTGATCCGAGTTGGTCGCAAGGTGCTGTTTGATCCGCACCAAGTGATCCGGAATCTAGCGGAACAATCGCAGGGCACTTGA
- a CDS encoding DUF1559 domain-containing protein: MNQASHTHSERFPKRNRTGFTLVELLVVIAIIGILVGLLLPAVQAAREAARRMSCSNNMKQLLLASHNYESAFKTLPAAWSITPDGKGWSMQARILPFVEAVAIADGIQFDQGYGQSTLFIDGESVPVSSIRVPTLQCPSDPLDDPRMGSNGPAYYKLNYAVNEGTWFVFDPMDRSKIGDGMFVPNRYLKFRDCLDGLSNTIAMAEVKGWTPYFRDAAISGDLSEPQTIEDICSLGGSFKTETGHTEWVDGRVHQAGFTTVFTPNKKVLCTVSGVEYDVDWTNMREGKDFSDPARTYGAVTSRSYHVGGVEIGMTDGSVNFISDSVDGQLWKDLSTRMGRETVQLP; encoded by the coding sequence ATGAATCAAGCGTCACACACCCATTCCGAACGTTTCCCAAAACGCAACCGAACCGGTTTCACACTTGTCGAACTACTGGTCGTGATCGCGATCATCGGCATCTTGGTCGGGCTACTGCTCCCTGCCGTTCAAGCCGCCCGCGAGGCCGCTCGCCGAATGAGCTGTAGCAACAACATGAAACAGCTGCTGCTGGCGAGCCATAACTACGAGTCCGCTTTTAAGACCCTTCCCGCCGCATGGTCGATCACTCCCGACGGAAAGGGTTGGTCCATGCAAGCCCGTATCCTGCCATTCGTCGAAGCGGTCGCGATTGCAGACGGGATCCAGTTCGATCAAGGATACGGCCAATCAACCTTGTTCATCGATGGCGAGTCGGTTCCTGTCTCTTCGATCCGAGTTCCGACCTTGCAGTGCCCTAGCGATCCGCTTGATGATCCACGCATGGGATCAAACGGACCGGCGTACTACAAACTGAACTACGCGGTCAATGAAGGCACCTGGTTCGTCTTCGATCCCATGGACCGATCAAAGATTGGCGACGGCATGTTCGTTCCCAATCGGTACCTAAAATTTCGCGACTGCCTTGATGGCTTGAGCAACACCATCGCCATGGCCGAAGTCAAAGGCTGGACACCCTATTTTCGCGACGCAGCGATCTCCGGCGATCTTTCTGAACCGCAAACGATCGAAGACATCTGCAGCCTCGGCGGCAGCTTCAAAACCGAAACTGGCCATACCGAATGGGTCGACGGCCGGGTTCACCAAGCCGGCTTTACCACCGTGTTCACACCAAACAAAAAAGTCTTATGCACGGTGTCGGGAGTCGAATACGACGTCGACTGGACCAATATGCGTGAAGGCAAGGACTTCAGCGATCCGGCTAGAACTTACGGTGCTGTCACGTCACGAAGCTATCATGTTGGCGGTGTCGAAATTGGAATGACCGACGGTTCAGTCAACTTCATTTCCGACTCCGTCGATGGCCAACTGTGGAAAGACCTTTCAACTCGAATGGGACGTGAAACCGTCCAGTTGCCATAA
- a CDS encoding ATP-binding protein → MSDAYPSEESTQRVAVFAPTQRDAELCGQILSRAEISYELCTDMPSLCAAIASGIGVGLAPEGQLTDAALIALEKVLREQPEWSDFPLLVLLGSTELSSERVDRLLSLGNVTLVPSPVRIAVFVSKLRARLRDRQRQVAVRNLLLERRQAAEAAEIDSRRLRMALQAGEMGIWEWSPQELYWSPRFYELFGFDPSVSPDPNRCFERVHEEDRDELIDLWQRSLNEAIDLDMEFRIHHPTLGLRWLSAAGEPVSNEPGTKDGRVVRHAGVLWDVTQRHETEASLREARELAESANRSKSEFLANMSHEIRTPMTAILGYVDLLRENTTGGETDDYIETIRRNGFYLLDIINDILDLSKIEADRVDLVPEPFSPLQLVEDVRSIMSVRAEENGIGFAVECNEAIPETIIADQKRLKQILINLVGNAIKFTDKGTVTLAVHYQTSTNHLNFQVTDTGIGMTERQMRRLFRPFTQVDASDSRRHEGTGLGLVISQRLAKMMGGDITVESESGVGSCFTASIDAGEVSNRKFVSADQIESEPEREPNRDDTPLDCSVLVVDDRRDIRFLASRLLSKAGAQISEADDGQEAVEIVQEMIRNDRLVDLILLDMQMPRLDGYRTTEQLRRLGFEGPIVALTADAMKDDMVRCLECGCNDYLSKPIDKTALVSCVRRLTTPKSKSLPEST, encoded by the coding sequence ATGAGCGATGCTTACCCATCGGAAGAGTCTACGCAACGTGTCGCCGTTTTCGCACCCACGCAGCGTGATGCAGAACTCTGCGGACAGATCTTGTCTCGTGCAGAAATCAGCTACGAATTATGCACCGATATGCCAAGCTTGTGCGCTGCGATCGCATCGGGAATCGGCGTCGGGCTGGCTCCTGAAGGACAGCTGACCGATGCGGCTTTGATTGCACTGGAAAAAGTCCTACGCGAACAACCGGAGTGGTCGGACTTTCCATTGCTCGTTCTGTTGGGAAGTACCGAGCTTTCCTCCGAACGCGTTGACCGCTTACTTTCGCTGGGCAACGTCACACTCGTCCCCAGCCCCGTTCGCATCGCGGTCTTCGTAAGCAAGCTTCGGGCAAGACTACGTGATCGCCAACGACAAGTCGCGGTTCGCAATCTCCTTTTGGAACGACGCCAAGCTGCCGAGGCTGCCGAGATCGACTCGCGCAGACTTCGCATGGCCCTGCAAGCCGGCGAGATGGGAATCTGGGAGTGGAGCCCACAGGAACTCTATTGGTCTCCGCGATTCTATGAGCTTTTCGGATTCGACCCTAGCGTCTCCCCTGACCCAAACCGGTGCTTCGAAAGGGTTCATGAAGAGGACCGCGATGAGCTGATCGACCTTTGGCAGCGATCACTTAACGAAGCCATCGATCTTGACATGGAATTTCGTATCCATCACCCGACACTGGGCCTACGTTGGCTTTCTGCGGCGGGCGAACCGGTCAGCAATGAACCCGGAACTAAAGACGGAAGAGTGGTTCGTCATGCGGGTGTGCTCTGGGATGTCACTCAGCGTCACGAAACTGAAGCTTCGTTGCGTGAAGCACGCGAACTGGCTGAATCGGCAAACCGATCCAAAAGTGAATTCCTGGCAAACATGAGCCACGAAATCCGCACACCGATGACCGCAATCCTGGGATACGTTGACCTACTGCGTGAAAACACGACGGGCGGAGAAACAGACGATTACATCGAAACGATCCGTCGCAACGGTTTCTACTTGCTGGATATCATCAACGACATTTTAGACCTGTCAAAGATCGAAGCCGATCGCGTCGATCTAGTCCCCGAACCGTTCTCTCCGCTGCAACTCGTCGAAGACGTGCGGAGCATCATGTCCGTCCGAGCGGAAGAAAACGGGATCGGCTTTGCCGTCGAATGCAACGAAGCGATTCCCGAGACCATCATCGCCGACCAAAAGCGATTGAAGCAAATCCTGATCAACCTTGTCGGCAATGCGATCAAGTTCACCGACAAAGGCACCGTAACGCTGGCGGTGCACTATCAAACGTCGACCAACCATCTCAACTTCCAAGTCACCGACACAGGAATTGGGATGACAGAACGCCAAATGCGACGACTGTTTCGTCCCTTCACCCAGGTCGATGCTTCGGATTCACGCCGACACGAAGGCACGGGCCTCGGGCTGGTCATCTCACAACGCTTGGCAAAGATGATGGGCGGCGACATCACCGTCGAAAGTGAATCCGGCGTCGGCAGTTGCTTTACCGCCTCGATTGATGCGGGCGAAGTCTCAAACCGCAAATTCGTGTCGGCAGACCAAATCGAATCGGAACCTGAACGTGAACCCAACCGTGACGATACGCCTTTGGACTGTAGCGTGCTCGTGGTTGATGACCGACGCGACATACGGTTCCTCGCTTCACGCTTACTTAGCAAAGCCGGCGCCCAAATTAGCGAAGCCGACGACGGACAAGAAGCGGTCGAGATTGTTCAAGAGATGATTCGCAACGACCGCCTGGTCGATCTCATCTTGCTCGACATGCAGATGCCTAGACTAGACGGCTACCGAACAACCGAGCAACTGCGGCGACTTGGATTCGAAGGCCCGATTGTGGCTCTGACTGCCGACGCGATGAAAGATGACATGGTACGCTGCCTGGAATGCGGGTGCAACGATTACTTGAGTAAGCCAATCGACAAGACAGCACTTGTCTCTTGCGTGCGACGCCTGACCACTCCCAAGTCAAAATCGTTGCCCGAATCAACGTAA
- a CDS encoding YceI family protein produces the protein MKRFHSNLFTTSAFTALAFLFIASATASAADELTVDSEKSTISFVGAKTDGKHEGGFKKFKGTAVADHENPAKSSLSIEIDTRSIWSDDEKLTNHLKSPDFFDVRKFPTVKFESTKIEVTPDSDTSKAKITGKWTMLGKTVEVDVPVVVTMTDQGLNMIADFKIDRTKWGMTYGKGKIDDDVKIQAKLVLKK, from the coding sequence ATGAAACGCTTCCATTCAAATCTGTTCACTACATCTGCATTCACCGCACTCGCGTTCCTGTTTATCGCCTCGGCGACAGCCTCGGCGGCAGACGAACTAACGGTCGATAGCGAAAAGTCGACCATCAGCTTTGTCGGCGCGAAGACCGATGGTAAACACGAAGGCGGATTCAAAAAGTTTAAAGGCACCGCCGTTGCCGACCACGAAAACCCTGCCAAAAGCTCGCTCTCGATCGAAATCGATACGCGAAGCATTTGGTCCGATGACGAGAAACTAACCAACCATTTGAAGAGCCCCGACTTCTTCGACGTCCGCAAGTTTCCGACGGTAAAGTTCGAGTCAACCAAAATTGAAGTCACGCCCGACAGCGATACTTCCAAGGCAAAGATCACCGGCAAGTGGACGATGCTGGGCAAAACCGTCGAGGTGGACGTCCCTGTCGTTGTCACGATGACCGATCAAGGCTTGAACATGATCGCTGATTTTAAAATCGATCGAACCAAATGGGGCATGACCTATGGTAAAGGCAAGATTGATGACGACGTGAAGATCCAAGCAAAGCTTGTACTGAAAAAATAG
- a CDS encoding 3-methyl-2-oxobutanoate hydroxymethyltransferase: MNSDASRSNSLPPRDAHQRGLHRTMTLGGQYALRNHTIKHLQDLKGKTVLTETMPFTVREAVAAEEAGIDTLKVKFDPTNPTSALELRQAAPHTFMTFCIGLTKIATAAEAVRAGYDAMEAGADGIMCQWGPEFIRAVSDAGIPVEAHAGLVPRLSTWTGGLRAVGKTIDEALWIYQQIKSFEEAGAWAVEVEVVPAELLAQISRRTRLVTSSIGAGSGGDIQFMFAEDILGNHAPPFPRHTKQYRNLYKMEQAIQAERVEGFREYIDDVKNGRFPGPEHTVKAPQGLIDQFLAAVDND; the protein is encoded by the coding sequence ATGAACTCAGACGCTAGCCGATCAAATTCACTACCACCCCGCGATGCACACCAGCGTGGACTGCACCGCACCATGACGCTTGGCGGGCAGTACGCACTGCGAAACCATACGATCAAGCACCTTCAAGACTTGAAAGGCAAAACCGTCCTTACCGAGACCATGCCATTTACGGTCCGCGAAGCGGTGGCCGCCGAAGAGGCAGGGATCGATACACTGAAGGTCAAGTTTGATCCGACCAATCCGACAAGTGCTCTGGAGCTTCGACAAGCCGCGCCACATACTTTCATGACGTTTTGTATCGGACTGACAAAGATCGCGACCGCTGCCGAAGCGGTCCGTGCCGGCTACGATGCAATGGAGGCCGGCGCTGATGGGATCATGTGCCAATGGGGACCTGAATTCATTCGTGCCGTTTCCGACGCCGGTATTCCGGTTGAAGCTCATGCCGGTCTCGTCCCCCGTTTAAGCACCTGGACTGGCGGCCTCAGAGCGGTTGGCAAAACCATCGACGAAGCCCTTTGGATCTACCAGCAAATCAAGTCCTTTGAAGAAGCTGGGGCCTGGGCGGTTGAAGTCGAAGTCGTCCCGGCCGAACTGCTTGCGCAAATTTCGCGACGCACCCGCTTAGTCACATCCTCGATCGGTGCGGGCAGTGGCGGTGACATTCAATTCATGTTTGCCGAAGACATCCTCGGCAATCACGCCCCTCCATTTCCTCGGCACACCAAACAATACCGAAACCTCTACAAGATGGAGCAGGCGATCCAAGCCGAACGCGTCGAAGGCTTTCGCGAATATATCGACGATGTCAAAAACGGACGCTTCCCTGGTCCCGAGCATACTGTCAAAGCACCACAAGGACTGATCGACCAGTTTTTGGCCGCCGTTGATAACGACTAA
- a CDS encoding DNA polymerase, producing MDWLNRFDSVWSIDFEFSQPPGERPSVACLVGREFHSKRLVRIGFDEINKMDQPPFDVGPDQLFVAYFSSAEWNCFRSLGWPLPARALDLWCEFRNLLNGSKPPSGFGLLGCLAFHGLDSMDATEKTAMRDLAIRGGPYSHDENLALLNYCQTDVDALDKLLPIMLPKIDFPRAIHRGRYMVAVSAMEHAGVPIDVETLQMFRRQWEPIKTKLIESVDESFGVFDGLTFKQDRFGDYLIRHRIPWPETDSGRLALDDETFRQQAKSYPQISPLRELRHALSEMKLERLEIGSDGRNRTMLRPFASRSGRNQPSNNRFIFGPSVWLRSLIKPPPERSIAYVDWSQQELGIAAALSGDPALAQAYASGDPYLEFARMAGAVPPSATKKTHPAERSAFKVCMLAVQYGMSEFGLAAKLNKPVAFARNLLRQHRETFPVFWRWSQSQVDAAMLIGRLQTVFGWTIHTIGGDNPRSLANFPMQANGAEMMRLACSMATEAGITVCCPVHDAILIEADTQVIDDTVIETQSIMREASKIVLDGFELESDAKIVSWPERYDDEDRGREMWDKVFRLASEADQ from the coding sequence GTGGATTGGCTAAACCGATTTGATTCGGTTTGGTCGATCGACTTTGAATTCTCGCAACCGCCAGGTGAGCGACCGAGTGTCGCTTGTCTGGTGGGGCGTGAATTTCATTCCAAGCGACTCGTCCGAATCGGATTCGATGAAATCAACAAGATGGATCAACCACCGTTTGATGTTGGGCCGGACCAATTGTTCGTCGCCTACTTTTCATCGGCGGAATGGAATTGCTTTCGGTCGCTTGGATGGCCACTGCCCGCAAGGGCTCTGGACCTGTGGTGCGAGTTTCGAAATCTGCTCAATGGATCTAAACCACCGTCCGGATTCGGGCTGCTGGGCTGTTTGGCGTTCCACGGATTGGATTCGATGGACGCCACCGAAAAGACCGCTATGCGTGATCTGGCGATCCGTGGCGGCCCTTATTCGCACGACGAGAACTTGGCACTGCTGAACTATTGCCAAACGGACGTCGATGCCTTGGACAAACTGTTGCCGATCATGCTCCCAAAGATTGATTTTCCACGCGCCATTCATCGTGGCCGCTACATGGTTGCGGTATCAGCAATGGAACATGCCGGTGTGCCGATCGATGTTGAAACACTCCAAATGTTTCGGCGGCAATGGGAGCCGATCAAAACGAAGTTGATCGAGTCCGTGGATGAATCCTTCGGCGTCTTTGATGGCCTGACGTTCAAGCAAGATCGATTTGGAGATTACTTGATCCGACACCGAATCCCGTGGCCGGAAACTGATTCGGGCCGATTGGCACTCGATGACGAGACGTTCCGCCAGCAAGCGAAAAGCTATCCGCAAATCTCCCCGTTGCGGGAGCTGCGTCACGCGTTATCTGAAATGAAGTTGGAACGATTAGAGATTGGATCTGATGGACGGAACCGAACGATGCTCCGTCCGTTTGCCAGTCGATCAGGACGCAATCAACCGTCAAACAATCGATTTATCTTTGGACCGTCGGTTTGGTTGCGGTCTTTGATCAAGCCACCACCAGAGCGTTCCATAGCGTACGTGGATTGGTCGCAACAGGAACTCGGCATTGCGGCCGCATTGTCTGGTGATCCTGCATTAGCGCAAGCCTATGCGTCGGGGGATCCCTACTTAGAATTCGCCAGGATGGCTGGCGCGGTGCCTCCATCGGCAACCAAAAAGACGCACCCGGCAGAGCGATCGGCATTCAAGGTATGCATGTTGGCTGTGCAGTACGGGATGAGCGAATTCGGTTTGGCCGCAAAGCTAAACAAGCCGGTTGCGTTCGCTAGGAACTTGCTCCGTCAGCACCGAGAAACCTTTCCCGTGTTCTGGCGATGGTCGCAATCACAAGTCGACGCCGCCATGTTGATCGGACGATTGCAAACGGTATTCGGTTGGACGATTCATACCATCGGGGGCGACAACCCGCGATCGTTGGCGAATTTCCCCATGCAAGCCAACGGCGCGGAAATGATGCGTCTGGCGTGTTCGATGGCCACCGAGGCAGGAATCACGGTTTGCTGCCCCGTACACGATGCCATCTTGATCGAGGCGGATACGCAGGTGATCGACGATACGGTGATCGAAACGCAATCGATCATGCGAGAGGCCAGCAAGATCGTGCTGGACGGGTTTGAACTGGAATCGGACGCCAAGATCGTGTCGTGGCCCGAGCGGTACGACGACGAAGATCGAGGGCGGGAAATGTGGGACAAGGTGTTTCGACTTGCATCGGAGGCGGACCAATGA
- a CDS encoding helix-turn-helix transcriptional regulator: protein MDSLTVGRDLSDGNGQSLLSIEDVAAELKCSPRHVQRLAESQRMPAPLKLGTLVRWSRSSIQSWIANGCPEVTNLAGEVTQ, encoded by the coding sequence ATGGATTCTCTAACAGTCGGCAGAGACCTATCTGACGGCAACGGGCAGTCTCTTTTGTCAATCGAGGACGTAGCGGCAGAATTGAAATGCTCTCCGCGTCACGTCCAACGTTTGGCCGAATCTCAACGCATGCCAGCGCCGCTCAAACTGGGAACGTTGGTGAGATGGTCACGTTCGTCGATTCAATCTTGGATTGCGAACGGTTGCCCGGAAGTAACTAACTTGGCCGGGGAGGTAACGCAATGA
- a CDS encoding ATPase domain-containing protein, whose product MNGDAPRRISTGIATLDGILHGGLEAERLYLVEGTPGTGKTTLGLQYLLEGRVQGEKGFYVTLSETREELIAIARSHGWSLDGIEIHELVDPQGELGQGHYTMFEPGEIELGNTLSSVQEHIESFKPNRLVFDSLSEMRLLSQGAFRYRRQILALKQFLSGRNCTTLLLDDKAAGEDHQLQSLSHGVIRLEQQLTDYGKERRYLRVIKYRGSDFAGGVHDLLITRGGLVVYPQWLDHETQPLSDGKHLSSGLPALDKLLGGGVAEGSSTLLLGPAGVGKSTMGVQFAVEAAKRGDRAVLFEFEESEHALLNRSDGLGLPLRKFISEGLIEVFHLRPGEVTPNEFASLVRSAVEVDKDGRRTSVVIIDSLNGYLNAMPHEKFLVVHLNDILHYLGRRRVGTFLVVAQHGMLGRATSTPVDTSYLADAVILFRYFEAAGQIHRAISVVKNRTFSHEHTIREFALSAKGLHIGEPLKNFRGVFSGTPEFVGAQEALMPTKGQRFE is encoded by the coding sequence ATGAATGGTGATGCCCCCCGGCGAATCAGCACGGGGATTGCAACTCTAGATGGCATTCTGCATGGCGGGCTTGAGGCAGAACGATTGTATCTGGTCGAAGGCACCCCCGGCACAGGAAAGACGACGCTTGGCCTGCAGTACCTGCTGGAAGGTCGCGTCCAGGGTGAAAAGGGCTTTTATGTCACACTTTCTGAAACCAGAGAGGAACTCATCGCGATCGCTCGATCCCACGGGTGGTCGCTCGACGGAATCGAAATCCATGAACTTGTCGACCCGCAGGGTGAACTTGGACAAGGTCACTACACCATGTTCGAGCCCGGCGAAATCGAACTGGGTAATACCCTAAGTAGCGTTCAGGAGCACATCGAGTCGTTCAAGCCGAATCGGCTCGTCTTTGATTCGCTTTCCGAAATGCGATTGCTTTCGCAGGGTGCGTTTCGCTACCGCCGCCAGATCCTCGCCTTGAAACAATTTCTCTCGGGCCGTAACTGCACAACGCTATTGCTCGATGACAAAGCAGCCGGTGAGGACCATCAACTTCAAAGCCTTTCGCACGGCGTGATCCGACTGGAACAACAGTTGACCGACTATGGCAAAGAACGGCGATATCTGCGTGTGATTAAATACCGTGGATCGGACTTTGCCGGCGGAGTCCACGATCTATTGATCACTCGTGGAGGACTCGTCGTCTATCCACAGTGGCTTGACCATGAAACGCAACCGCTCTCGGATGGAAAACACTTAAGCAGCGGCCTGCCCGCACTGGACAAACTGCTCGGTGGCGGTGTCGCCGAAGGGTCCAGCACGCTGTTGCTCGGCCCCGCAGGTGTGGGCAAATCGACCATGGGAGTTCAGTTCGCGGTCGAAGCGGCCAAACGTGGTGACCGCGCCGTGCTATTCGAATTCGAAGAAAGCGAACATGCGTTGCTCAATCGTTCGGACGGACTAGGGCTGCCGCTACGAAAGTTCATCAGCGAAGGCCTGATCGAAGTCTTTCACCTGCGTCCCGGCGAAGTGACACCAAACGAATTTGCTTCTCTGGTGCGTTCCGCCGTTGAGGTCGACAAAGATGGCAGGCGGACATCGGTCGTGATCATCGATAGCTTGAACGGCTATCTGAATGCCATGCCTCACGAGAAGTTCCTGGTGGTTCATCTCAATGACATCCTGCATTACCTCGGTCGGCGACGCGTCGGGACATTCCTTGTCGTGGCACAACATGGCATGCTTGGCCGCGCGACTTCGACTCCAGTCGATACAAGCTACTTAGCGGACGCAGTGATCCTGTTCCGCTACTTCGAAGCAGCCGGTCAAATCCATCGCGCTATCTCGGTGGTCAAGAACCGAACCTTTAGCCACGAGCATACGATCCGCGAGTTCGCATTAAGTGCAAAGGGACTACACATCGGCGAGCCTCTGAAAAACTTTCGTGGCGTCTTTAGCGGAACGCCGGAGTTCGTCGGAGCCCAAGAAGCTCTTATGCCGACGAAGGGACAACGTTTCGAATGA